In Trifolium pratense cultivar HEN17-A07 linkage group LG7, ARS_RC_1.1, whole genome shotgun sequence, a genomic segment contains:
- the LOC123898906 gene encoding ER membrane protein complex subunit 7 homolog — protein MASSTKSLLLFLFIQFCFSLLPSSFAQSPTPGSSDGYTIYGRVKIPSYGTKEFSLPAKVSNVKVILNGGQRVSFLRPDGYFSFHNVPAGTHLIEVAAIGYFFSPVRVDVSARNPGKIQAALTENRRGLTEFVLEPLKEEQYYEIREPFSIMSIVKSPMGLMMGFMLIVVFLMPKLMENMDPEEMKRAQEEMRNQGVPSLASLLPGAARN, from the exons ATGGCTTCCTCCACCAAATcgcttcttctttttcttttcattcaattttgctTCTCACTTTTACCCTCATCATTCGCTCAATCGCCTACCCCTGG GTCTTCTGATGGATACACCATTTATGGTCGAGTCAAGATCCCTA GTTATGGAACAAAAGAATTCAGCCTTCCAGCAAAAGTTTCAAATGTCAAAGTGATACTTAATGGTGGTCAAAGAGTTTCTTTTCTGAGGCCTGATGGATATTTCTCATT CCACAATGTGCCTGCAGGGACTCATTTAATTGAAGTGGCTGCAATAGGCTATTTCTTTTCTCCA GTACGAGTTGATGTCAGTGCCAGAAACCCTGGCAAAATTCAGGCAGCATTGACAGAAAATAGGAGGGGGCTGACTGAGTTTGTCTTAGAGCCATTGAAGGAGGAACAATATTATGAG ATTAGGGAGCCATTCTCTATTATGTCCATTGTGAAGAGTCCAATGGGTTTGATGATGGGATTTATGCTGATTGTTGTCTTCCTTATGCCCAAATTGATGGAGAACATGG ATCCAGAAGAAATGAAACGCGCTCAAGAAGAAATGAGAAATCAAGGAGTTCCATCTTTAGCAAGCTTGTTACCTGGTGCGGCAAGAAACTAG